The Dermacentor albipictus isolate Rhodes 1998 colony chromosome 2, USDA_Dalb.pri_finalv2, whole genome shotgun sequence genome has a segment encoding these proteins:
- the LOC135915917 gene encoding uncharacterized protein isoform X1 → METGVSRYSSVPACDAPNISLLLLSSEDADPTRCDGSGDVHDDCWQQLEAFWGAEKHRCCQQHEPAAFESSTESQLENRDFLSEPPPQEPVDEPLARKANKANQAAPASDFLYIVRGEDINDVPTSYVVNGIKPHEFPVIGTYVDKRVVPGFRYVVRVNRTSRFLFGGRPLRLESVGRGYGKRITFEAPPGGLNENDNFFYSDTIAQGYGFAPVAVQVGDRFRVQDCQGEVCGDLVLDELLGEQTEVAGDVRKEDGAIVKQIAVDFHARFLCVNNRLLDRQLVWNRVRLSAVARLVKHRGSTEARLEKLLLRDCPLAGYELVPFSRKVQQLVDSEE, encoded by the exons ATGGAAACAGGAGTGTCCCGGTACAGCAGCGTTCCAGCATGCGACGCGCCCAACATATCGCTGCTCCTGCTCAGTAGCGAAGACGCCGACCCGACGAGGTGCGACGGATCCGGGGACGTCCACGACGACTGCTGGCAACAACTCGAAGCCTTCTGGGGAGCCGAGAAGCACCGCTGCTGCCAGCAGCACGAGCCTGCCGCCTTCGAGAGCAGCACCGAGAGCCAACTCGAGAACAGGGACTTCCTCAGCGAGCCGCCGCCTCAGGAGCCGGTCGACGAGCCGCTAGCTAGG AAGGCGAACAAGGCAAACCAGGCGGCGCCGGCCAGCGACTTCTTGTACATCGTCAGGGGCGAGGACATCAACGATGTGCCCACCAGCTACGTGGTCAACGGTATCAAGCCGCACGAGTTTCCTGTTATCG GCACCTACGTGGACAAGCGCGTCGTGCCGGGCTTCCGGTACGTGGTCCGCGTGAACCGCACCTCACGCTTCCTCTTCGGCGGCCGGCCCCTGCGACTGGAGAGCGTGGGCCGCGGCTACGGCAAGCGCATCACGTTCGAGGCGCCGCCCGGCGGGCTCAACGAGAACGACAACTTCTTCTACTCGGACACCATCGCGCAGGGCTACGGCTTCGCGCCGGTCGCCGTCCAGGTCGGGGACCGCTTCCGCGTCCAGGACTGCCAGGGCGAAGTCTGCGGCGACCTGGTGCTCGACGAACTGCTCGGCGAACAGACCGAGGTCGCGGGCGACGTCCGCAAGGAGGACGGCGCCATCGTCAAGCAGATCGCGGTCGACTTCCACGCGAGGTTCCTGTGCGTGAACAACAGGCTCCTGGACCGCCAGCTGGTCTGGAACAGGGTCCGCCTCAGCGCCGTCGCGAGACTCGTCAAGCACCGCGGATCGACCGAGGCCCGCCTGGAGAAGCTGCTGCTTCGCGACTGTCCGCTGGCCGGCTACGAACTGGTTCCTTTCTCGCGCAAGGTCCAGCAGCTGGTCGACAGCGAGGAATAG
- the LOC135915917 gene encoding uncharacterized protein isoform X2: MPEHESTELRDTSLFVYSSKSACKTFCHEDLCSDVEKANKANQAAPASDFLYIVRGEDINDVPTSYVVNGIKPHEFPVIGTYVDKRVVPGFRYVVRVNRTSRFLFGGRPLRLESVGRGYGKRITFEAPPGGLNENDNFFYSDTIAQGYGFAPVAVQVGDRFRVQDCQGEVCGDLVLDELLGEQTEVAGDVRKEDGAIVKQIAVDFHARFLCVNNRLLDRQLVWNRVRLSAVARLVKHRGSTEARLEKLLLRDCPLAGYELVPFSRKVQQLVDSEE; the protein is encoded by the exons ATGCCCGAGCACGAGTCCACCGAATTGAGGGACACCAGCCTGTTTGTGTACTCGTCAAAAAGCGCCTGCAAGACATTCTGCCACGAGGATTTGTGCAGTGACGTCGAg AAGGCGAACAAGGCAAACCAGGCGGCGCCGGCCAGCGACTTCTTGTACATCGTCAGGGGCGAGGACATCAACGATGTGCCCACCAGCTACGTGGTCAACGGTATCAAGCCGCACGAGTTTCCTGTTATCG GCACCTACGTGGACAAGCGCGTCGTGCCGGGCTTCCGGTACGTGGTCCGCGTGAACCGCACCTCACGCTTCCTCTTCGGCGGCCGGCCCCTGCGACTGGAGAGCGTGGGCCGCGGCTACGGCAAGCGCATCACGTTCGAGGCGCCGCCCGGCGGGCTCAACGAGAACGACAACTTCTTCTACTCGGACACCATCGCGCAGGGCTACGGCTTCGCGCCGGTCGCCGTCCAGGTCGGGGACCGCTTCCGCGTCCAGGACTGCCAGGGCGAAGTCTGCGGCGACCTGGTGCTCGACGAACTGCTCGGCGAACAGACCGAGGTCGCGGGCGACGTCCGCAAGGAGGACGGCGCCATCGTCAAGCAGATCGCGGTCGACTTCCACGCGAGGTTCCTGTGCGTGAACAACAGGCTCCTGGACCGCCAGCTGGTCTGGAACAGGGTCCGCCTCAGCGCCGTCGCGAGACTCGTCAAGCACCGCGGATCGACCGAGGCCCGCCTGGAGAAGCTGCTGCTTCGCGACTGTCCGCTGGCCGGCTACGAACTGGTTCCTTTCTCGCGCAAGGTCCAGCAGCTGGTCGACAGCGAGGAATAG